The proteins below are encoded in one region of Festucalex cinctus isolate MCC-2025b chromosome 2, RoL_Fcin_1.0, whole genome shotgun sequence:
- the LOC144013474 gene encoding FERM and PDZ domain-containing protein 4-like isoform X4, with protein sequence MSHKNKTSGWPPPGSWGGLQGPPYNWDSMNCNRESQNCLNNQVSQSSSLEEVHLDALPPVPRLVEMTRDPVLGFGFVAGSEKPVVVRSVTPGGPSEGKLLPGDEIIMINDESVSSAPRERVIDLVRSCKEFILLTVVQPYPSPKSAFISAAKKAMLKSNPVKVRFAEEVIINGQVPNPVKDNSLLFMPNVLKVYLENGQTKSFRFDSSTSIKDVLLTLQEKLSIKCIEHFSLMLEERMEGSGNRLLLLHEQEMLAQVTRKPGCDKMKCFFRISFMPRDPVDLLRRDAVAFEYLYVQSCNDVVLERFGSELKYDAALRLAALQMYILTLTTKQSQKVSLKYIQKEWGLSLFLPPAVLTSTKEKNIQKALTHILKTNQNLVPPGKKLTALQAKVHYLRYLSELQLYGGREFKSILLQGEKQTEVTLLVGPRYGISHVINARTNLVALLADFSHVNRIEILTEDQNNVRLELHVLDVRPITLIMESSDAMNLACLTAGYYRLLVDSRRSIFNVVHYSNSAGDDNSQDRVLEWPYSTSFGDSEELSQSQADLYRDPQYTDNGQRESNLYPYFHQSQNPDRDLQTQSPVPPPLPPSTRHKPHDSPRSAKVSFIFGGDPPLCKPRGLVYEPLQESAEHRPAYLHNTDFGAQDRGSFHFSDLTHVYSNIISEEVGEEPLLRDLFYRDTTDDVEDEDEASCEEDSTGGTPLGDGEAGEGMATAAGKASFLTLSGPTDDIIDLTSLPPPEGDAAVDDDEDDSLLQTLNLAIAAPPPGFRDSSDEDLVPEGKFLSPLDNDDIPVSLIDAIPTQEEGSGEGKRQLENTVVNTLQALEALSVSEQRPPPPRPPHSKNNPGVYASRGFSPQSSSDSGNETNSSEMTELSELAACHRLSESHMRLLVATREGYQPLLEEKTEFPVSPITEGTALKKSRSPQHLRPPAVPPRRSPHLDTQASLQPDCLGGRSQTNLSSSLQRPSSTTPGGKHHKKSADSSRKYNTFSTREGYRGGSSGTIHLEKNQHTSFFDRGGSQRRHDLFLEENPHAQDHNVSSRPSDHQRITRPSSTSGSLLDVATIGECTADNRTVEQDEHLVVASLLSPNKNNRLVGSDQGSDILNDHQPISRQQSVARLCEYHLAKRISNLQGEAHSSLQGSLCSSLDAGGSANSSVCATPTDSPLGPGAMESKHHRLQRHPISSSSSSLLRVLNYEELKPGQSPQTKDFHPHADPVLVRKMLPNIHTPAAGADSGRPSSATPSKHKETITSKKPCLKGSSQKEGSEAYRQLINYLTVSQMHQGGKLHSAGMGGGVKKDTRRYITSNPQLVEMVKNRGSTIPRCQCIPSAFVRPNLVNPNALQLMNKDQRSYHSATLPAKLKRSPDMFTQGPNGRLDVKQANTERRSSFSGLHSELERNGLDPDQFLSLYKRDGYTTTHEGGGTTGRPPPRSRSQPSGGTDDWFSSDPRERHTVLQPSVSCLSGQRADLNNSLLGRAPSAFTRQASTSTMAGISSPSPPLRPQSPPPAVSIEAQANTASSNFGCTQDAIPSTRPNQNHIHAVSPIPSQLDPLSDYSQRGRELKRSSSNVTNSSGSVEVLFEKPSRSQSQQPLSPSVPQQGETKVQRRPTRKRLSKSYSQGSVSSHTTCWSSGTRIDSRRASVAFPLQKDNKQMKGSQKLDTSPWRCNGPFSYCFFKRKSEGEDDESEWDTPRRSRGGSNLDNDCAASLAIFPCGSAVDAAGEQLYGEVLNNMSFGDRLARVNALKDRMYSFPSGFTDVRRDASELIALVRSSIGRCDRGVQFPMQEVSQSKQLLSVESKELGRACRRMAQAHSSPEEMLLAVTCSFQVLCCLCEACMCLVKGLSTTASHQQREVVAKVDEVVMNYICLLKAAEAATVGAPGEHSVKALVRHSSTMSAIANALTRSLKTLLSK encoded by the exons tcacaaaaacaagacatcaGGCTGGCCGCCCCCCGGATCCTGGGGGGGACTGCAAGGGCCCCCATACAACTGGGACAGCATGAACTGCAACAGGGAGAGCCAGAACTGCCTCAACAA CCAAGTGTCCCAGAGCAGCTCCCTGGAGGAGGTTCATCTGGACGCACTCCCACCTGTGCCCCGTTTGGTGGAGATGACACGTGACCCCGTCCTGGGTTTTGGCTTTGTGGCAGGTAGTGAGAAGCCGGTGGTGGTCCGCTCAGTCACGCCAG GTGGCCCATCAGAAGGGAAGCTGTTGCCAGGTGATGAGATCATCATGATCAATGACGAATCTGTCAGTTCAGCTCCAAGAGAACGAGTCATCGATCTTGTCAG GAGCTGCAAAGAATTCATCCTATTGACTGTTGTCCAACCATACCCC TCCCCTAAATCGGCATTCATCAGTGCAGCTAAAAAAGCCATGCTCAAGTCCAATCCGGTCAAAGTGCGCTTTGCCGAGGAGGTCATCATAAACGGCCAGGTTCCA AATCCAGTGAAGGACAACTCTCTATTGTTCATGCCAAATGTCCTGAAGGTCTACCTGGAGAATGGGCAGACAAAGTCTTTCCGCTTTGACAGCAGTACCTCCATCAAG GATGTGCTCCTCACCCTGCAAGAGAAACTATCCATCAAATGCATTGAACATTTCTCCCTCATGTTGGAGGAGAGGATGGAAGGCTCCGGAAACAGACTGCTTTTGCTGCATGAACAAGAGATGCTTGCTCAG GTGACTCGCAAGCCTGGTTGTGATAAGATGAAGTGTTTCTTTCGAATCAGCTTCATGCCCCGTGACCCAGTGGACCTGCTGCGCAGAGATGCTGTGGCATTCGAATACCTCTATGTGCAG AGTTGCAATGATGTGGTGCTGGAGCGGTTTGGCTCAGAACTGAAGTATGACGCTGCGCTGAGACTGGCAGCGCTGCAAATGTACATCCTCACCTTGACAACCAAGCAAAGCCAGAAGGTCTCACTAAAATACATTCA AAAGGAGTGGGGTCTGTCGCTGTTCCTGCCTCCTGCCGTGCTGACCAGCACGAAGGAGAAAAACATCCAAAAAGCTCTGACGCACATCCTCAAAACCAACCAGAACCTTGTGCCTCCTGGGAAAAAA CTGACTGCTTTGCAGGCCAAGGTGCATTACCTAAGGTACCTCAGTGAGCTCCAACTTTATGGCGGGAGAGAGTTTAAATCAATACTTTTG CAGGGTGAAAAACAAACCGAGGTGACGTTGTTAGTGGGTCCTCGTTATGGTATCAGTCATGTCATCAACGCACGGACCAATCTAGTGGCCCTCTTGGCCGACTTCAGCCACGTGAACCGAATTGAAATCCTTACTGAGGATCAAAACAACGTCCGGTTGGAGCTTCATGTTCTCGATGTCCGG CCCATCACCCTCATCATGGAATCAAGTGATGCCATGAACCTGGCCTGTCTCACAGCAGGTTACTATCGCCTCCTAGTGGATTCAAGGAGATCTATTTTCAACGTGGTCCACTACAGCAACTCTGCAGGGGATGACAACA GTCAGGATCGTGTCCTTGAGTGGCCATACAGCACGTCTTTTGGGGACAGCGAGGAGCTATCACAGAGCCAGGCGGACCTCTACAGGGACCCTCAATACACAGACAATGGGCAGAGAGAAAGCAACCTCTATCCCTACTTCCATCAATCCCAAAACCCAGACAGAGATCTTCAGACCCAAAGTCCGGTGCCACCTCCTCTTCCCCCCTCGACCAGACACAAACCTCATGACTCACCTCGTAGTGCCAAagtgtcatttatttttggaGGAGACCCACCCTTGTGCAAGCCCCGAGGTTTGGTCTATGAACCGCTTCAGGAGAGTGCTGAGCACAGACCAGCCTACTTGCACAATACCGACTTTGGGGCACAGGACAGGGGGTCGTTTCACTTCAGTGATCTGACACATGTCTATAGCAACATAATAAGTGAGGAAGTGGGTGAGGAGCCACTATTAAGAGACCTTTTTTATCGTGACACAACAGATGATGTGGAGGATGAAGACGAGGCTTCTTGTGAAGAAGACTCCACTGGAGGAACGCCACTGGGTGACGGAGAAGCGGGCGAGGGCATGGCGACCGCAGCCGGCAAAGCTTCATTTCTCACGCTTTCCGGGCCTACCGATGACATCATTGACCTCACATCGCTACCTCCACCTGAGGGGGATGCCGCGGTTGATGACGATGAAGACGACTCGCTGCTGCAGACGCTTAACCTGGCAATTGCGGCCCCGCCTCCAGGCTTTCGTGACAGTTCAGATGAGGACCTGGTGCCTGAGGGGAAGTTTCTGAGCCCGCTGGACAATGATGATATTCCAGTTTCATTAATTGATGCAATACCGACTCAAGAGGAGGGAAGTGGGGAGGGCAAGAGGCAGCTGGAGAACACAGTTGTAAACACTCTTCAGGCACTTGAAGCTTTGTCTGTCTCTGAACAGAGGCCTCCACCGCCTCGTCCACCACACAGCAAGAACAATCCAG GTGTTTACGCATCTCGAGGCTTCAGCCCACAGTCTTCATCAGACTCCGGAAATGAGACAAACTCCTCAGAAATGACAGAACTCTCGGAGCTGGCTGCTTGCCATCGACTCAGCGAGAGCCACATGCGCCTGCTGGTGGCCACGAGGGAGGGCTACCAGCCTTTGCTTGAGGAGAAAACAGAGTTCCCGGTTTCACCCATCACTGAAGGAACAGCCCTAAAGAAGTCCCGGAGTCCACAGCACCTCCGACCACCTGCTGTCCCGCCAAGACGGAGCCCACATTTGGACACACAAGCATCATTGCAGCCGGACTGCCTGGGAGGGAGGTCTCAGACAAACCTCTCCTCTAGTCTTCAGCGGCCAAGCTCCACAACGCCAGGAGGTAAGCATCACAAAAAGTCTGCAGACTCAAGCAGGAAGTACAACACCTTTAGCACAAGGGAAGGGTACCGGGGTGGCAGTAGTGGAACCATTCATCTGGAGAAAAATCAGCATACTTCATTCTTTGATCGAGGAGGAAGCCAAAGAAGACATGACTTGTTTTTGGAGGAAAACCCTCATGCTCAGGACCACAATGTGAGCAGCCGCCCCAGTGACCATCAAAGAATTACTCGCCCTTCCTCGACATCTGGTAGCCTTTTAGATGTTGCTACAATAGGGGAGTGTACTGCAGATAATAGAACTGTCGAGCAAGATGAACATCTTGTAGTAGCGTCGTTGCTGTccccaaataaaaacaacagactGGTGGGTTCTGACCAAGGATCAGATATACTGAATGACCATCAGCCTATTTCAAGACAGCAAAGTGTTGCACGTTTGTGTGAATACCATCTTGCAAAAAGGATTTCCAACTTACAAGGTGAAGCCCACAGTTCTCTACAGGGTTCCCTTTGCTCATCACTGGATGCTGGGGGCAGTGCAAACAGCAGCGTCTGTGCCACACCGACCGACTCACCACTTGGTCCGGGGGCGATGGAGTCAAAACACCATCGCCTACAGAGACACCCAATCTCCAGTTCCTCTTCGTCTTTACTCCGGGTCTTAAACTATGAAGAACTTAAGCCTGGACAGAGCCCCCAAACAAAGGATTTTCACCCTCATGCAGACCCTGTCCTTGTTCGAAAAATGCTGCCTAACATTCACACTCCTGCTGCTGGTGCTGACTCTGGTCGTCCCTCCTCAGCCACACCCTCTAAACACAAAGAGACAATTACAAGCAAAAAGCCCTGTTTGAAAGGGTCGAGCCAAAAAGAAGGCAGTGAGGCATACAGGCAATTGATCAACTACCTAACTGTAAGCCAAATGCACCAAGGCGGAAAGCTACACAGTGCAGGCATGGGGGGCGGTGTAAAAAAAGACACTCGACGCTACATCACAAGCAACCCTCAGCTTGTCGAAATGGTCAAGAATCGAGGGAGTACAATCCCTCGATGCCAATGTATTCCATCCGCTTTTGTTCGCCCGAATTTGGTAAACCCAAATGCATTGCAGCTGATGAATAAAGATCAAAGGTCATACCACTCTGCCACACTTCCTGCCAAACTGAAACGAAGCCCTGACATGTTCACTCAGGGCCCAAATGGTAGGTTAGATGTCAAGCAGGCAAATACGGAGAGAAGAAGCTCCTTCTCAGGACTACATAGTGAGCTTGAGAGGAACGGTCTGGACCCAGATCAGTTCCTGTCCCTGTATAAGAGAGATGGCTATACTACTACCCATGAGGGTGGGGGGACCACTGGCAGGCCTCCACCTCGTTCAAGAAGCCAACCAAGTGGTGGCACAGATGACTGGTTCAGCTCAGACCCAAGAGAAAGGCATACAGTCCTTCAACCTTCGGTCTCCTGTTTAAGTGGTCAACGAGCAGACCTGAACAATTCCTTGCTAGGAAGGGCTCCTTCAGCTTTCACCAGGCAGGCATCTACAAGTACCATGGCTGGCATTTCCTCTCCATCCCCACCACTTCGTCCACAGTCTCCCCCTCCTGCTGTATCAATCGAAGCACAAGCCAACACTGCTTCCAGCAACTTTGGATGCACACAGGATGCCATCCCTTCAACTCGGCCAAATCAGAACCACATACATGCTGTCAGTCCAATCCCGTCACAATTGGATCCTCTAAGTGATTACTCACAAAGGGGCCGGGAGCTAAAACGCAGCTCTAGTAACGTCACTAATAGCTCTGGTAGTGTAGAGGTCCTGTTTGAAAAGCCCAGCCGAAGCCAGAGCCAGCAGCCCTTGTCACCATCTGTGCCCCAGCAAGGGGAAACCAAAGTCCAGAGGAGGCCAACAAGGAAGAGGCTATCCAAGAGTTACTCCCAGGGCTCAGTGTCATCTCACACCACATGCTGGTCATCAGGCACCAGGATAGACAGCAGAAGGGCTTCGGTGGCATTTCCTTTGCAGAAAGACAATAAACAAATGAAGGGTTCTCAAAAACTGGACACCAGTCCATGGAGGTGCAATGGACCTTTCAGCTACTGCTTCTTTAAACGTAAAAGTGAGGGAGAAGATGATGAGAGCGAATGGGACACACCAAGACGAAGTCGCGGTGGGAGTAACCTAGATAACGACTGTGCTGCGTCATTGGCCATCTTTCCCTGTGGCTCAGCGGTGGATGCGGCTGGAGAGCAGCTGTACGGTGAGGTCCTTAACAACATGAGCTTTGGCGATCGCTTGGCTCGGGTCAACGCCCTCAAGGACCGCATGTACAGCTTCCCTTCCGGCTTCACTGACGTCCGGCGTGACGCCAGTGAGCTCATTGCCCTGGTGAGGTCCAGCATAGGCCGCTGTGATCGAGGCGTCCAATTTCCGATGCAGGAAGTGTCTCAGTCCAAGCAACTTCTTTCAGTGGAGTCCAAAGAGTTAGGCCGGGCATGCCGGCGGATGGCGCAGGCGCATAGCAGTCCAGAAGAGATGTTGCTCGCTGTGACGTGCAGTTTTCAGGTGCTCTGTTGCCTTTGTGAAGCTTGCATGTGTCTTGTAAAGGGACTCAGCACAACTGCCTCACACCAACAGAGAGAGGTTGTTGCAAAAGTAGATGAGGTCGTTATGAACTATATCTGTTTACTCAAAGCAGCTGAGGCTGCAACTGTGGGAGCACCAGGCGAACACAGTGTCAAGGCCCTGGTGAGACATTCTAGCACCATGTCAGCCATCGCGAATGCACTCACACGTTCTCTTAAAACGCTGCTTAGCAAGTAG